In Terriglobales bacterium, the sequence GGGGCGCTCCGGGTGAATCGCGGGTCGTACAGGCCTGACACTTCCGGGAGCGCCCCGGGATTTAGGCCTCGCTCAGGCCGAACCCGCCACCATGCCGTCACCGGCGACTGCGTTTTTCATTACCCTTTCCATCTCCGCGTTGTCCGCGGGATAGGCCACATAGTCGAAAGCCCCGGCTTCCATGACCTCCAAGTAGTAGTCACAATCGTCGCGAACCGACACCACAATCACCGGCGTCCTACTAGGGAGGCGGGCAACCTCGAGGAGCAAGTCCCGGGCGCTGCCATCCACGAGGTGGTCATCGCAGACCACGAGGGAAACCGGCTGGCGCTTTAGGACCTCAAAGGCTTCAGCGAGCGAAGGGGAAAGAATCGGTGCTACGGCGCAGGATCCCAACAGACCCGACAGCATGCGGATGCGTTCGGGATCGGAAGAGGCAACGACAACGCTAGCGAGAGAAGCCATAGGCTGCTCCTTCGGTTCCGTTCCATTCGCCTCTCACAGGCGCCCGGTTGGCAGGGCGATACCTACCGTGGCACGTTGCACTTGTATGCCGCTCCCCTGTGGGCGGTCAATTCCCCAGTGTCTATAAGTCTCTCTATAACCAAAGTGATATCCGGAAAAGGTGGAGCCTGCAGTGAGCTTAGAGAGCGAAGTACGGTTCGGTGAGATGCACAATCCCCTCGCGGAGGGCGACGGTGATGGCCTCGGCGCGGCTGCCGGCGCCTACTTTCTTGAAGATCTGGTTGACGTGGAGCTTGACGGTGCCCTCGGTGATTCCGAGTTGCGCCGCAATCTCCTTGTTGCTTTTGCCGGTGACGAGGATCTGCAGCACCTCCATTTGACGGCCGGTCAAATGGGGCCTGGTCAACTGGGCGGCCAGTCTTACTGCCAGCGTGGGGAGAATGAAGGTGCGTCCTGCATGGACCTCGCGGATGGCCTCCAGCAACTGCTCGCGCGGACAATCCTTCAGCAGATAGGCCTTCGCACCCGCCCGGATGGCCCGGTACACGTCCTCCTCACCACCGTAAGTGCTGAGAATAATGACCCTGGCCTTGGGCTGCTTCTGGTGGATGGCACGCATGGCCTCGAGGCCCCCCATCTGCGGCATGCGCAAATCGAGGAGCGCCACATCGGGGTGATGGCGGAGGAACTCCTCACAGGCCTGCTGGCCGTTCACGGCCTCGGATACGACTTTCATATCCCGCCGACGATTGATGAGCGCCGCCAGGCCTTCGCGCACCACGGGATGGTCATCTGCAACGAGAACCCGGATGGGCCCAGAACGCCGGCGAGCCGAGCGCTTCTTCACGAGCGCGCACCGTCGTCGCTTTTAGCCCCCGCCGGAACCGTAACTTCCACCCGTGTTCCCTTTCCGCGGCTGCTCTCATGCACGAGGCGCGCGCCGATCTGCTTGGCACGCTCCTGGAGGCTGATGAGACCAAAGCCCGGGCGCCTTCTCTTTAGGGCTAACCCTTTGCCATCATCTGAAACGCAAAGCCGTGTCTGCTGCGAGTCGTACTCCAACTCGACGCGGATGTGCTCGGCCCGGGCATGCCTGAGGGCGTTGCTCAGCGCCTCCTGACAGATGCGCTGCAGGTTCTCCTCCACCTCCAGCGAGTGCGGAAGGTAGATTCCGCGGAGGCTGAATTCCACCTGGGCACGGGTGCCCGGGTTGATCGCCGCCACCATCTCCCGGAGGACGCTGACCAGGTTCTTGGCCGACGCAGGACGCATGGCCAGGACGGAGCGACGGGCTTCCTCCAGGCTGCGGCGCGCCAGCTCGCGCGCCCGGCGGATGTGATGGCGCACTTCTTTGGGATCATCGGCAAGGGCATCCTCCGCCCCTTCGAGATGCAGGGTGATGCCGGCAAAGCCCTGGGCGAGCGTGTCATGAACGTCCCGGGCCACCCGGTTGCGCTCTTCCAAGAGGGCGGTTTCCTTCTGTTTCTCCAGCAACTGCCTGTGGACGGTGACGTCGCGCATGATGGCGACTGCGCGCATACCCTCGCTGGTTTCGATGGGACTCAAGGTGATGTCCACCGGGAACTCGGTGCCGTCCTTGCGGAGGGCATAGAGTTCCAGCCCCGCAGCCATGGTGCGGGCGACCGGCTGGCGCATGTATTCACCCCGATGCGCGACGTGGCGGCTGCGGAACCGCTCCGGCATCAGCATTTCCAGCGGTTGGCCCGCCAACTCATCCCGGGCGTATCCCAGCATTTGCTCCGCGTGCGCGTTCACAAGAACGATTTTGCCGCTCGGGTCCATCATGATGATGCCATCCGGCGCCGATTCCACGATGGCCTGAAAGTGCCTTTCTGCCCGTTTGAGGTCGGTGAGGTCCTTGCGAATGATGAAGACACCCAACACCTGTCCGTTGACGCCAATCTCCGGAATATAGTCAATGCGCACGTACCGGCGTTCGTTGCGACGGCCGCTAGTCAGCCATCCTTCATACCTGGCGGGCTTGCCCAAGACTGCTTTCTGGATGTAGGGCCCAAGAATGCGGTAGCCTTCGGCGCCCACAATCTCCGCAAAGTGGCCCCCCGTCAGGTCCTCCCCTGGCTCGGCAAAGAACCTCTGATACGCCTGATTGGCGAAGCGAAAGCGCAGCTCGGAGTCCACATAGGCGATGAGTTCCTTGAGGGAATCGGCGATGACGTAGAAGCTCTGTTCCACACCGTGCAGGTTCCGCATGGTGAGTTCTTTATTATTGGCGCCAGCCTTGCCGGGAGAGGTGGCGATCTTTTGTTGCTTGCGTTGCGGTTTCGCCTTCATCGTCGCCTGAAAATCGCGGTTGGAAAACTGACCGTGGGGCACCTTGGAAACGCGTGCCGGGCCCCGCTGCGCTCATGGGACTCACGCGAAGACGGTGAGAGTCTCTCTCGGGCGGACCGGTACGTCAAGCTGCGACGTTTTCGACCGTGGACTCTAAGGAGACGCCGCTGAGCAGGAAGCCTGCTCCTTGGCGGCGGCGAACTTCTCGGCGGCGGCGATACGGCGCGAAATCGCGGGGTGGGAGTGGAAGAGCCACTCCACTAAGCGCGAGGGAGTGCGTTCGGCGAGGTTCTGCGCGCACAGCTTGTTCAGCGCGCTGATGTAGGGCGCGACGCTGGGCACGGCTTGGAAAGCATAGCGGTCGGCCTGGCGCTCGTTGTGGCGCGACCAGGCGTTCATCACCGGCATGAGCAGGAGCGAGAGCACGGTCGAGACCAGGGCCAGGAGCGGGAGGCTGGCGAAGTCGGCCAGGGTCTCAAACATGTGGCGCTGTTCGACGGCGTAGCGCAGCGCCTGGTTCGCGGCCCAGAACCCGAAGAACGTGGTCACGACGTGCACCGCGATGCTCTTGGGGATATGGCGATGCACGTGGTGGCCGAGTTCATGGGCGAGGACGGCCTCGATCTCGTCGTGGGTGTAGTTCTGCAAGAGCGTGTCGGCCAGCAGGATGCGGCGCGTGGCGCCTAACCCAGTGAGGGCGGCGTTGGCCTTCCTGCTCTTCTCGGAGAGCTTCCATTCGTAGACGCCGCGCACGCGGGTGCCGGCGCGCTCGCCCAACGCAGTGAGCCGGCGCTTGAGTTCTTCATCCTCCAGGGGCGTGAACTTGTAGAACAGCGGGAAGAGCACCACGGGCGCGATCTGCGCGAAGAACAGGAAAAGGAAGATGAACACGAACCAGGCGGCCAGCCACCAGTACTGCGGCCACATGCGAATGGCCAGATAGATGAGTTCCACCACGATAGTGGCGATGACGAGGCCGACGAGGAATCCTTTGAGCTGGTCCCAGGCCCAGGAGCCGAGCTTCTGATTGGAAAGCTGGTAGCGATGCTCCAGGCGGAAACTGTAGACATCGAGGCCCAAGCCCAGCAGCTTGCTGGCCGCCAGCAGCATGAACACATAGAGAAAAACCGCGAACCAGTAACTCTCAAAAGACGCGCGCACCGCCACGTCGCGCAGGCCGCGAGTCCAGCCGGTGGCCAGCAGCACGAACAGGAAGACCAGGCCGAGGACGAAATCCGCGATGGCGAGCCAGCGCTTGGTGCGGTTGTAGGCCCGGGCTTCGGGAGTGTCGGGCGGGTTGGAGGGGGGAATCAAGGGTGGCTCTTGGGGTCTGCTCTCCGCCTTAGGCTTTTGGCTCCTAGCTTCTAGCTCCTAGCTTCTGGCCGAACGAACCTCCGATTGGACGATTGAAGGGCGGTATCGGTTACCCGTTTCGTGCGGTCGTCGTTGTTTGAGCCGCGACGAATTCTTCAGCCTGGCCCAGAATATCGCGCATCAGGTCGGGTGAGGCAGCTTCTGCGTAGAGCCGTAGCAACGGCTCGGTACCCGAAGCGCGGACCAGAAGCCAGGGCTCGGCGCCGGAGCCGTCACGCGGCGCATCGAGAAACAGCTTCACGCCGTCCACGCTCTCGCGCCGCAGAATGTGATAGCGACCGACGGCGGTGGTCGCGTCGCCTTCGGCGCGGCGTATCGCTGCCCACTTTACCTCATCCGGGATGTGCAGGTCGC encodes:
- a CDS encoding PAS domain S-box protein, with protein sequence MKAKPQRKQQKIATSPGKAGANNKELTMRNLHGVEQSFYVIADSLKELIAYVDSELRFRFANQAYQRFFAEPGEDLTGGHFAEIVGAEGYRILGPYIQKAVLGKPARYEGWLTSGRRNERRYVRIDYIPEIGVNGQVLGVFIIRKDLTDLKRAERHFQAIVESAPDGIIMMDPSGKIVLVNAHAEQMLGYARDELAGQPLEMLMPERFRSRHVAHRGEYMRQPVARTMAAGLELYALRKDGTEFPVDITLSPIETSEGMRAVAIMRDVTVHRQLLEKQKETALLEERNRVARDVHDTLAQGFAGITLHLEGAEDALADDPKEVRHHIRRARELARRSLEEARRSVLAMRPASAKNLVSVLREMVAAINPGTRAQVEFSLRGIYLPHSLEVEENLQRICQEALSNALRHARAEHIRVELEYDSQQTRLCVSDDGKGLALKRRRPGFGLISLQERAKQIGARLVHESSRGKGTRVEVTVPAGAKSDDGARS
- a CDS encoding M48 family metallopeptidase, translating into MIPPSNPPDTPEARAYNRTKRWLAIADFVLGLVFLFVLLATGWTRGLRDVAVRASFESYWFAVFLYVFMLLAASKLLGLGLDVYSFRLEHRYQLSNQKLGSWAWDQLKGFLVGLVIATIVVELIYLAIRMWPQYWWLAAWFVFIFLFLFFAQIAPVVLFPLFYKFTPLEDEELKRRLTALGERAGTRVRGVYEWKLSEKSRKANAALTGLGATRRILLADTLLQNYTHDEIEAVLAHELGHHVHRHIPKSIAVHVVTTFFGFWAANQALRYAVEQRHMFETLADFASLPLLALVSTVLSLLLMPVMNAWSRHNERQADRYAFQAVPSVAPYISALNKLCAQNLAERTPSRLVEWLFHSHPAISRRIAAAEKFAAAKEQASCSAASP
- a CDS encoding response regulator transcription factor, with the translated sequence MKKRSARRRSGPIRVLVADDHPVVREGLAALINRRRDMKVVSEAVNGQQACEEFLRHHPDVALLDLRMPQMGGLEAMRAIHQKQPKARVIILSTYGGEEDVYRAIRAGAKAYLLKDCPREQLLEAIREVHAGRTFILPTLAVRLAAQLTRPHLTGRQMEVLQILVTGKSNKEIAAQLGITEGTVKLHVNQIFKKVGAGSRAEAITVALREGIVHLTEPYFAL
- a CDS encoding response regulator — its product is MASLASVVVASSDPERIRMLSGLLGSCAVAPILSPSLAEAFEVLKRQPVSLVVCDDHLVDGSARDLLLEVARLPSRTPVIVVSVRDDCDYYLEVMEAGAFDYVAYPADNAEMERVMKNAVAGDGMVAGSA